Proteins co-encoded in one Anabaena sphaerica FACHB-251 genomic window:
- a CDS encoding rhodanese-like domain-containing protein, whose protein sequence is MLKTNKPILNLKLIPRLLLWLGITNGILMAVVIYNPHLLKPLIQAGIPLTNLCGIPVLGDAVRAANTPQITVQELRQLIDNKDPKLLLIDVRSLEEYEYTHIPGAIFVPLTEIEQGRGINKIQALITGNRLITYCAVGKRSNKALELLKKAGIEGTNVKGGIHEWREKIDPSMPEI, encoded by the coding sequence ATGTTGAAAACTAACAAACCGATATTGAATTTAAAATTAATCCCTCGCTTATTGCTATGGTTAGGAATTACAAATGGTATCTTGATGGCTGTTGTTATCTACAATCCTCATCTACTTAAACCGTTGATTCAAGCTGGTATTCCCTTAACAAACTTGTGTGGGATACCCGTTTTAGGTGATGCAGTTCGGGCTGCTAATACACCACAAATTACTGTCCAAGAACTGAGGCAATTAATAGATAATAAAGACCCTAAGTTGCTATTGATTGATGTTCGTAGTCTTGAAGAATATGAATATACCCACATACCAGGAGCAATATTTGTACCGCTAACAGAGATTGAACAGGGTAGGGGAATTAATAAAATTCAAGCACTGATAACAGGAAATAGATTAATTACTTATTGTGCTGTTGGTAAAAGGTCTAACAAAGCTCTAGAATTGTTAAAAAAGGCAGGAATTGAAGGTACAAATGTTAAGGGTGGGATTCATGAATGGAGAGAAAAAATTGATCCGTCAATGCCAGAAATATAA